The sequence TGAGTTACGATGTGTACTGTTGCCCCGCTTTCCCTATCGCGAGACTGAATAACTGCTTCGTGAACACGCATCCCATACATTCCTTTTCCACCATATTTTGGAAGTAGTGATGGGTGGATGTTGAGCATTCTGTTGGGATATGCATCTAGAACTGCAATCCCTATTTTCTTCACATAACCTGCAAGCACAACCAGATTCACATCATGACGCCTAAGAACGTTAAGAATTGCTTCATCAGGATTTTCCGTAATTTCTTTATTTAAACAATAGCAAGGAATATTCACCTCTTTTCCTAGATTTAAAACGGGAGCTTTTGGATTATTGCTTATAATTACCTTTGCACGAGCGTCTAATTTTCCTTGTTCAATCTCTTTGAGTATTGCTTCAACATTACTTCCCCTATGAGATGCTAAAAAACCTAAACGCAGATCCATCAACACACCGTGTTGATTAAGGATTAATAAAGGTATCTTGTACGAGGAGTACTTTTGATCGTTTCAAGTCTTCATTTAATGCGCTGTCGATTATTCTCTGAAGAAGTAGTTGCAATCAGTCAAAATGGTTCTTTGCGATGAACAATTACTTCGCCACCCTTATATTCCAAGTGGTGATGCTCTTTTCCCTCTTTGATTTCGTTGAGTCTTTCAATCCAAGTCTCAATTTCTTCATCGCTTAGGTTGATTTCAGTTACGCAATATTCTTCATCCATCACACGCAAGAAAAACATCTAAAATTTATAAGAGTTACGTCAAGAATTGGTATATCCTGTGTCTTTGCATCACTATGACAGTGTAATGAGAATAAAAAAGTATGAAAATAAAAAAAGAGATGAAAAATTAAGAAATAATTAACGGCGTTCGTTTTAGATTACGATTGCTGTTGTTTTTTCATCTTTTTCAGCGTCGAAATCTGTTACGAGTGCCTCTGTTGTGAGGACCATTGCTGAGATTGACGCTGCGTTTTGGAGTGCGTTTCTTACGACTTTTGTTGGGTCTATTACTCCTGCTTGGAAGAGGTCTTCGTAGCAATCCTTTTTCGCGTTGTAGCCAATGTTTTCATCGCTTTCGTTTTTGAGTCGTGCAAGAATTTCTGCTCCTTCTTTTCCTGCGTTTTTCGCTATTTGTCGTATGGGTTCTTCTAGTGCTCTTCGAACAATGCTTACTCCGATGTTTTGATCTCCTTCAAGTTTTAAGGATTCGATGCGTTGTGTTGCTCGTAGAAGTGTTGTTCCTCCTCCTGGAATGACTCCTTCTTCTACTGCTGCTTTTGTTGCGTTGAGTGCATCGTCAATTCTCATTTTTTTCTCTTTGAGTTCTGTTTCTGTTGCTGCGCCTACTTTGATGACTGCAACGCCTCCGCCGAGTTTTGCAAGTCGTTTTTTCAACTCTGTTTTTTTGTATTCGGAGTCTGTGTTTTTTATTTGGTTTTCAATGAGTTTTTTTCTTGACTCGATGCGTTCTTTGTCTCCTTTTCCTTCTACGATAATGGTTTTTTCGCTATCCGTTTTGATTTTTCTTGCGCTTCCTAGCCAGGATGGGTCGAAGTCTTCGAGTTTCATGCCTTTTTCTTCGCTGATTACTGTTGCTCCTGTGAGTGTTGCGATGTCTTCGAGGAGTTCTTTTTGCTCGTCTCCAAATCCTGGTGCTTTTACTGCGCAGACTTTGAGTGCTCCTCTTATGATGTTAAGGATGATTGCTGCTTGTGCATCCCCGTCAACATCTTCTGCGATGATGAAAAGAGGTCTTCCTTCTTTTGCTGTCATCTCTAGTACGGGTACGAGTTCTTTTACAGAGC is a genomic window of Candidatus Woesearchaeota archaeon containing:
- the purN gene encoding phosphoribosylglycinamide formyltransferase; the encoded protein is MRLGFLASHRGSNVEAILKEIEQGKLDARAKVIISNNPKAPVLNLGKEVNIPCYCLNKEITENPDEAILNVLRRHDVNLVVLAGYVKKIGIAVLDAYPNRMLNIHPSLLPKYGGKGMYGMRVHEAVIQSRDRESGATVHIVTQEYDEGRILAQYKVPRYERDTVQTLAERVLGIEHVLYPQTLKDIQRGILSLD
- the groL gene encoding chaperonin GroEL — translated: MTETKQIVFDETARAALLRGIDKVANTVKVTLGPKGRNVVLDRTSHPLVTNDGVTIAKEISLKDKFENMGAKLIKEVASKTQDNAGDGTTTATLLTQIMVSQGLKNITSGANPIEVKKGIERATQEVISYLKEKSVDVSDKEKIKQVATISANNDEVIGKLIADAMEKVGNDGVITVEDGKSIETELEVVEGMQFERGFISPYMVTDSEKMICEQEEAYVLITDKKLSSVKELVPVLEMTAKEGRPLFIIAEDVDGDAQAAIILNIIRGALKVCAVKAPGFGDEQKELLEDIATLTGATVISEEKGMKLEDFDPSWLGSARKIKTDSEKTIIVEGKGDKERIESRKKLIENQIKNTDSEYKKTELKKRLAKLGGGVAVIKVGAATETELKEKKMRIDDALNATKAAVEEGVIPGGGTTLLRATQRIESLKLEGDQNIGVSIVRRALEEPIRQIAKNAGKEGAEILARLKNESDENIGYNAKKDCYEDLFQAGVIDPTKVVRNALQNAASISAMVLTTEALVTDFDAEKDEKTTAIVI